The following coding sequences lie in one Rutidosis leptorrhynchoides isolate AG116_Rl617_1_P2 chromosome 4, CSIRO_AGI_Rlap_v1, whole genome shotgun sequence genomic window:
- the LOC139904472 gene encoding uncharacterized protein yields MAQANQTPTSDVEKRSYVFLHELEVGKESEVKVMICRSWDTHTPYGKYLSTDFIASDEKGNAIQMTARSNVAHHFISRLKEGTVYLLNHFEVIPNREEYRILRDNKLMIQLNGSTFLRQESGADLNSFICHPTLAKDGERANHCK; encoded by the exons ATGGCTCAAGCTAACCAAACACCCACATCTGATGTCGAGAAAAGGTCATACGTTTTTCTGCATGAGCTTGAAGTTGGAAAGGAATCCGAGGTGAAGGTTATGATTTGCCGAAGCTGGGATACTCATACTCCTTACGGGAAATATTTGAGCACAGACTTCATCGCCTCTGATGAAAAG GGTAACGCCATTCAGATGACTGCCAGGAGTAACGTCGCCCATCATTTCATCTCGAGGTTGAAGGAGGGCACTGTGTACTTGCTGAATCACTTTGAGGTCATCCCAAACAGGGAGGAGTACCGTATTTTGCGAGACAACAAGCTCATGATCCAGCTTAATGGTTCGACTTTCCTGAGACAAGAGTCTGGGGCTGATCTAAATTCATTTATCTGTCATCCCACTCTTGCTAAGGATGGTGAACGTGCAAATCATTGCAAGTAA